TGGCTTCCGAATTGAATTGGGAGAAATTGAAGCTATATTAGGCCGACATCCTGCGCTGACACAGACTCTAGTTATCGCTAGAGAGGATATTAATGGTGACAAACAACTCGTAGCTTATGTTGTTGCTAGTGCAGAGCAAATTCCTAGTCGAGTTGAATTACGTCGCTTTTTGCAAAGTCAGCTACCTGAATATATGGTGCCTGCTTACTTTGTATTTTTGGACACTCTACCATTAAACCCTAATGGTAAAATAGACCGTCATGCTTTACCAGCACCCGATCTATCAAGGCAAGAATCGGAAGTTAATTTTGTTGCTCCCCGTAATGAAGTCGAACGCGAGATAACACAGATTTGGGAACAGATTTTAGGTGTCCAACCCATTGGCGTAAAGGATAACTTCTTTGAGGTAGGAGGAAACTCAATATTGGCAGTAAAACTATTTTGGCAAATTGAGAAGATATTTAATAAAAATCTGCCTCTTGCTATTCTCTTTCAGTCTGGTACTGTAGAGGATCTAGCCAAAATAATCTGTCAAGAAGAAGATTTAGCAACAAACCTGGCTTCAGTAAATGCCTTAGACAAATCAAAATCTAGCTGGTCATGTCTGGTAGAAATTCAACCCAATGGTTCCAAGCCACCTTTTTTCTGTATTCACGGACTCGGTGGAGAAGTCTTGTGTTTCCGTGAATTGGTATTGCATTTGGGGCCAGACCAACCATTCTATGGACTACAGCCACAAGGACTAGATGGAAAACAGCCCTTGCATACGCGGGTAGAAGATATGGCAACTCATTACATTCAAGAAATCCAGACCATTCAGCCCAATGGGCCTTATTTTCTGGGAGGTTATTCTTTTGGGGGTGTAGTTGCTTTCGAGATGGCTCGGCAACTTCAGGAGCAAGGTCAACAAGTTGGTATTCTAGTTATGCTTGATAGTTGCCGTCCAGGTTATAGTTGGCGGGCACCATTTCTGAAGCGAGTTTTTTTGCATTTAAATAATATAGTTCAACAAGGGCCTGCATACCTTTGGCAAAGGACTGTGAAATGGACTAGTTGGCGTAAGCAGCATCTCCTAAATAGATATAAGCGTTACTTGGAAGGGGTAATTGATTTACCTGTAAATGACAAACACTTAAAGATTATGGATGCTAATATTCAAGCCATGAGTGAATATACCTTTTCGCCTTACCTTGGTCGAGCTGTTCTCTTGCGAGCAGACGATCGAAGTCGAGACGATGCTATAGGCACACAATACGATCCTCAATTCGGCTGGGGCGACCTAGTTGCTGGAGGATTAGATATCCATTACATTCCTGGATCTCACCATAACCTATTTAATGAACCGCATGTACAGGTGTTAGCCGAAACATTGAGAAATTGCTTAATCCAAGCGCAGTCTCCAAAGAATTAATTTGACAAACTGCTACCTTCACAAGAGAAGTCACGTTGCTTCACTCCGAATTCAAAATTCAAAATTATTGAAGAAGAATTCAGCTATTCTGAATTCAGGAGTCAGAATTACTGATGCTATATAGACGATTTGGACGCACAGAATTACAGATGCCAGTGTTTTCCTGCGGTGGCATGAGATATCAGTTCAAGTGGGAGGATGTTCCCAGTAATGAAATTCCTGCTGATAACCAGGCGAATCTGGAAGCGACGATTAGAAGGGCAGTTGAGGTTGGGATTAATCATATTGAAACCGCTCGTGGGTATGGCACTTCCGAAATGCAATTGGGAAGAATATTACCCAAGTTTCCCCGCGAAAAATTGATTGTTCAGACAAAAATCAGTCCAAAGGAAGATGCGAAAGAATTCCGCGAGACATTTGAACAATCGTTGAAAAATCTCCAGCTAGATTATGTTGACCTTTTAGGATTGCACGGCATCAACCATGCTGAGTCATTAGATTACAGCATCCGTCCTGGTGGCTGTTTGGAAGTAGCGCAGCAGTTGCAAGCTGAGGGAAAAGTCAGATTTATTGGCTTTTCTACACACGGATCAACAGAGTGCATTGTGCAGACAATTAATACTAATCAATTTGATTATGTAAATCTGCACTGGTACTACATTAATCAATGGAATTGGACAGCAATTGAAGCAGCTAAACGCCATGATATGGGGGTGTTTATCATTAGCCCATCTAATAAAGGAGGCTTATTGTATGAACCTCCACAAAAATTAGTAAATCTTTGTGCCCCATTGAGTCCAATGGTGTTTAATGATTTGTTTTGTTTGAGTCATCAAGAAGTGCATACCCTGAGTGTGGGAGCAGCAAAACCACAAGATTTTGATGAACACTTGAAGACTTTAGAATTAGTAGATCGGGCATGGTCAATTTTGCCACCAATTTTAGCCAGGTTAGAAAAAGAAGCGATCGCTACTCTAGGAGAAGATTGGGTAAAATCCTGGGAAACGAATCTACCAACTTTTGACCAAACCCCTGGTGAGGTAAATATTCGGGTGATTTTGTGGCTGCGGAATTTAGCGATCGCCTACGATTTGGTAAACTATGCCAAAATGCGTTACAACCTGCTTGGTAATGGCAGTCATTGGTTTCCTGGTAACAAAGCCGATCGGCTAGACGAATTGAACTTGGGGCAATGTCTTGCCCGCAATCCTCACGCTGATAAAATCCCCCAACTTCTAGAACAAGCGCATCAAATGTTGGCAGGTGAGGCAGTCAAACGTCTATCTAAAACTTGATGAATTGGGAATTGGAAATTGGGAATTGAGCATTGGGAATGGGAAATTGGTTAATTCTTCCCCTGCTCCCCCTGCTCCCCCTGCTCCCCTACTCCCCACTCCCTGCTCCCCAAAATCGCTAATCAGATTTTATCGTATCCGCTAATTTATTTCCTTTAGGTACTACTAGCACTTTATCAACACGGTTTCCATCCATATCCATCACTTCAATTCGCATACCTTGCCATTCAAAATAATCTGCTGCGCTAGGAATACGACCTAAATGGGTGATCACAAAACCACCTAATGTTTGATAACTGCCGCGTTCGTCAGATTGCCACTCCTCCATACCGAAAAGCTCCAAAAACTCTTCTACAGGCAACATCCCATCCAAAAGCCAGGAACCATCTTCGCGTTGCACTGCTTGGGGTTGATCCTGCCCATCTGTTGAAGGAACATCACCCACGATTTCGCTCATGATGTCGTTGAGTGTGACTAATCCTTGAATTACACCGTATTCATCTACTACTAGCGCCATGTGAGTGATAGTTTGCTTGAATAATTCCAAAACCTTCAAGCCACGGGTGCTTTCTGGCACAAATACGGGCTGTCGTAATCCGATGGTCAAGTCTAGTGGTTCGCTTCGGAAACTCCTGGCCAATAAGTCAGTTACCGGGATCACACCCAGCACGTTGTCCAGTCCCCCCTGACAAACTGGATACCGAGAATAGGCGCTATCA
This Nostoc sp. KVJ3 DNA region includes the following protein-coding sequences:
- a CDS encoding non-ribosomal peptide synthetase produces the protein MFEMQVERSPQSIAVIFENTQLTYRQLNQQANQLAHHLRALGVGPEVLVGICLERSLEMIVGILGILKAGGAYVPLDPAYPSERLAFILEDTQAPVLLTQEKLLKKLPPHQAQVVCLDSNWQENIQNSQENPVNETTDYNLIYVIYTSGSTGQPKGVMVSHRGIRNQLYWRQTTFRLTQADKVLLTISFSFDPSVWQILWPLCFGGQLIVARPGGHQDTAYLVKVITKQQITVLALVPSILRVLLEEKGIENCRFLKHITCGGEALPGELIERFFAKLNLDNVLHNCYGPTEASIDTTFWTCQRDTNYAIAPIGRPITNAEIHILDENLQPVPVGESGELHIGGIGLARGYLNRPELTIDKFIFNSFSSESGARLYKTGDLARYLSDGNIEFLGRIDYQVKIRGFRIELGEIEAILGRHPALTQTLVIAREDINGDKQLVAYVVASAEQIPSRVELRRFLQSQLPEYMVPAYFVFLDTLPLNPNGKIDRHALPAPDLSRQESEVNFVAPRNEVEREITQIWEQILGVQPIGVKDNFFEVGGNSILAVKLFWQIEKIFNKNLPLAILFQSGTVEDLAKIICQEEDLATNLASVNALDKSKSSWSCLVEIQPNGSKPPFFCIHGLGGEVLCFRELVLHLGPDQPFYGLQPQGLDGKQPLHTRVEDMATHYIQEIQTIQPNGPYFLGGYSFGGVVAFEMARQLQEQGQQVGILVMLDSCRPGYSWRAPFLKRVFLHLNNIVQQGPAYLWQRTVKWTSWRKQHLLNRYKRYLEGVIDLPVNDKHLKIMDANIQAMSEYTFSPYLGRAVLLRADDRSRDDAIGTQYDPQFGWGDLVAGGLDIHYIPGSHHNLFNEPHVQVLAETLRNCLIQAQSPKN
- a CDS encoding aldo/keto reductase translates to MLYRRFGRTELQMPVFSCGGMRYQFKWEDVPSNEIPADNQANLEATIRRAVEVGINHIETARGYGTSEMQLGRILPKFPREKLIVQTKISPKEDAKEFRETFEQSLKNLQLDYVDLLGLHGINHAESLDYSIRPGGCLEVAQQLQAEGKVRFIGFSTHGSTECIVQTINTNQFDYVNLHWYYINQWNWTAIEAAKRHDMGVFIISPSNKGGLLYEPPQKLVNLCAPLSPMVFNDLFCLSHQEVHTLSVGAAKPQDFDEHLKTLELVDRAWSILPPILARLEKEAIATLGEDWVKSWETNLPTFDQTPGEVNIRVILWLRNLAIAYDLVNYAKMRYNLLGNGSHWFPGNKADRLDELNLGQCLARNPHADKIPQLLEQAHQMLAGEAVKRLSKT